ATACCATGCAAAGTTATTGCTTGAAGAGATCTTGTTAAacataatgaagagaaaaatactgATCGAGGTAATGATACGAGGTAATGATTTGTGTATCAAGGGGTTGAGATACCTAGAGAAAACTGAGGAAGTATTCAGGCACTTGTGTAAAATTCCCTTTTTTTGATAGAACTAGGAGAGTCAAACATGAAATGATAGATATCACATTGTGCCAGCTTATAGTTTTATCAGAAGAATCACAGTCAAGTTCTCAATCAGCTTTGATGTTCAGGAAACTAGCTCCTGATTCAATAATAAAACTAAGTTTTttctagtatcagataaaatgaaACTTTTCCTAATTTTGAATGTATTTTCTCAAGATAAACTCTTTGTCAGACCTTTCTGTCCATTTTTACTATCCTAAATGAATTCTTTCTAAGTGACCTTTTTCTACCAATCATGCTTGACTAACAAGGGTCCCTGCAGTAGTGTGGAGACAGACTCCACACCGGGCACAAATAACCGTCACAAACCCACATCAGAACTACATCACAAAATGTAGCAACAGCATTTCAAATACTTGCCATCTGCCTGTGGTCATTTTAGAAAGCTTCTTAACCAGAGTCTAAAAGTGCATCCAGATTTATGTCCCTGAATCTTAATGTGATGACTTAAACCTCATGAGTATTTCTAGAGGTCAGAGCATCAGGAAGGCATGACTCATTGTCACAGTAGTCACCTAGGGAGCTGTTCTTGTGTTTAAAATCAAGGAAAAGTGCAACAGCTTAGTATCATCTAGATCTGGTCTCAACACTGTGGCCTGTGGGCCACGTCCAgtctgctgcctgtttttgttaATAGTTTTATTGAAACCCAGGTGCACTTCTTTGTTTACATATTGCCTATGTCTGCTTTCACTCTTCAGTAGTAGAGTTTAGTAGCTGTGCTTGGAcccacaaagcctgaaatatttactacctggctgTTTCCAAAAAAGTTGGCTGACCCCTAATCTAGAGTTGGATTTGGAGCATAGATGTGCTGACATCCTTTGAGTATTTTAAGCCACCACCTTCTTTCTTTACAACAAAAGGACATGGCAAGAGTTTTAATGTTAGAAGTGTAGTGAATTGTGACAGACTGACCTTTCCAGAGGTAGCAATTACACTTGAACTCTGGacaaaacactaaaaaacaaCTATTTGAAGGCAATGTCAAGCAACCGGATGCAGTCCGGGACTGAAAGGAACATATTGGGTGATACTCAGCGTTTTATCGTTTTTCCCCAGATGGCACTTGCCTGTTCATATTGCACAGGGTAGTGAAGCCTCAGGCAGAAAGGCCATTTGTGGCTTGTAGTATTTGAGGACAGGGTTTAAGGCTGCTAGAGCAGTTGTAAAAAGAGAAGGCAAATCCCAGAAAAGAGATCCAGCAAAGAGGGAAGCCCCCAAATCTCATGAATTCCCCTCAGGTCTTTGCTTGATCCCTAGATTGCGAGTCCTAAGTAATTCTAAGGGGAGACACTAAGGAACCCAACAGAAAGCAACAGCTAGAGAGAGGGATGACGATACTGAGCAGAGACCCGGCTGCCACTCACCACAGGAAAACCAGGTGTGCAGGAGAGTGTGAACCTGGCATGTCGGGGGCACTGGCAAACACCCTCAGCTTCCACTGGACTTCAGAAAAGCCTGCATCCTAGGACTGCAGGCAAAGCCAGGGAGACCCACCCTGACCCTGTGTAACACCAGGCTCAGCACTACGGGCCAGTGTGTTAACACTGCAGAGAAACCTGCGTGTTCAAATATGTTCAGAGATGTAAAGGGAAAGTAGTCTTAACTACAGATGGAGAATCTCTCACAGATTGGAAACTAATAATCGAATGGAAATGCTGAAACTGAAAACTATaatgtctaaaatgaaaaaaccacTGGATTGGTGATGAAACAAGTGAGCCAACGAAAGAGGCGAGAAAGAGCTGGGAGGATAGATGCAGTCTCAGAGCCACAGGGACAGGGTCAGACAGTCCCACCTGTGTAACTGGAGACCCAGAATTCAAAGGGGCTGAGCGGggcaggaaaaaaacattttgagaaCTAATGGCTGAAAGTTTCCCAGATTTCGTGAAGCGTATAAACTCACAAATCTAAGAAGTTCAGCAAATCCATGAGTACGAGGACAGCCACATCTAGGTACATCATCCTTGAATTGCTGAAAACCAAAGGTAAAGAGAAATACCTTGAAAGCAGGCAGAGATAATAAACACAGTATATACAGGGAACAACAGTACATATGATGGCCAGCTTCGCGCAGAAACTGGAGCCAGAGGACGGTGGAGCAATAGCTTCAAAGGGCTAAAAGCAAAAAAGGTCAGTCTGTCTAGCTGTCAGAATTCTCTTCCAAATATGAAGTCTAAGtaaagacacttaaaaaaaaaaagctaaagctGAGATGATGCAGCAGCCGTCCCAGAAAGTTTTTCAGGGTGAAGGGAAGTGACCCCACATGGTAGCTCAGGCCCATAGGAAAAAATCATAGCTGCCggaaataatacatatataaatattttttttccttaaaagactactggctatttttagtgttttaagaCTGTACTGACAGAAAGCATAACATTGAATTACATGGTTTATAGTATGTAGATTTAAGGTACTCGACAACAGCACAGAGGACAGTGAGATAAAAAGACCCTCTCAGGGTTCTGGTGTTCTGCGTAAGGTCATGCATTTTAAACTCTGGACTGTGAGGGAGAAATGAGATATAGTTATAAGAATATTTAAAACTGGAACTAAAAAGCTGATCTAAGAAGATATAACTAAAAAGCCAGTAGGcaaatgaatatattaaaattgaAGACTAAAAAAGTATTCAGTTAATGCaaaagaggggaggagaggaaaaaTAGGGCTTACTTgtaatggaaaaaatataaaacaagtaaCAAAATGTAGACCTATTATCAGGAAGACCAAATATATTGATAAGCACATCAAATGTAAAGGAATAAACATTACACTTAGAAGGCAGAGGTTGTCAGGTTAGATAAAAAATCAGGATTGAATGACATGCTGGTATAAGGATTATGTCAAACATAAAAACAGGTAGCTTGAATATAAGAAAATAGATAAAGATATTCTGTGCAAACCATGAGCAAAAGAAAACCATTCTGGTAtcaaaaaatattagtaaaatagACCTGAAGACAAAGAGTTATTGTCAAGGTAAAGAAGGATGTTTAATAAGAGGGGTGTGGGATTTTCTGTGAtaatattttgtgtcttggtggaATGGCGTTTACATGAATTTACATACCCATTTGTCATTTTAGCAAAAGTTAAGATCTTTTATCAAACTTAAGATTTTTGCTTTCTCTATATAAATTTTACCTTACGAATttgaatgcaaaagaaaaactcCAACCACTACGTAAAGGCCGTCACCAGTATAATTCATCAGAATTGAAAGCTGTTGCCATAACCTTTGTTCCCCCATGTGCTCTCCTTACACTCACCCCATGGAAGTCAATGTCTTTTCTACTTAatcatgtttctttttctgtattgCTTTTTGTTTACAACCCTTATTTTGCTCTTCTctctaaaatttgaattttattggaAGTTACCAGGCTTTAGCTCAGAAGCAGGGAACTTTCTCACAAAGACTAGTTCTTATGTGTTGACATCTGGAGCTGACATTTAGTTTACCATCGCCTGtacttaaaaagtttttttattcatttatttgccaATTCTTGCTTACCTACAGTGTGCCTGGTGCTAGGCCCCAGAGATAAAATGGTGCACTAAACAGACATGCAAGCTCCCCTTCACAGAGTTCGCAGTCGtaatttcagtttcttttgtaAAACTCAAATTCATACGAAAAGTTTAAAAGCCGATGGGTTCATTGGATCGAAAGGTACAGAGTctttaattctgtatgtgaatTTCTCTGTGCACCAGGCGTTCACCTCTGATGACAGTGCCTGCCTATAGGTGATGGCAAGCCACCAGAACCAAGAGCAGGAGGGCCCAGTGGCATCGCATCCTGGGCCAGGGTCAGGTTTCCTAGTCAGGCTGTAAGGCAGAGGTCAGGTACAGGTAAAATTCTCATCTTTAAATATTGACATCGTTCACCGAGTGAGCTGCTCACACTGGTAGATATCTCCGCCCAGGAACCTACGCTGACTGAGAAAGAGCTTCCCATTTTCCATCTCACACTCCTCAAGAGAAGGGGCCCGCTGAATCAGTCTTGCCATTTAAATTGTTATTCCTCTCcttgccttcccttccctccctgtaGCATACGTGGAAGGCAGaggtgatgggtgggaaggagatgGACTTACAGAGTTAAATTCATGTAAGTGAAATGAGATATGTACCTGCATTCGGGAATTGCCATGTGCACAGAGATATCAAAAAAGCAAGTTACAGACTCATCCGAGTAGGGAGTGTAAATGTGTACTCATTTCTGTACTACAGTCAGCATTTAGATTACTGGGTTATCTGTACGACAACCAAATGCAgtcatttctctggagaactatTCACAGCATTATTTTTATCTCCTTGATAATTTGGAAAGCCAAAGTTTAAAGGACTATTGAATAAGTGAATTTGGAAATTACAACATTGAGTTCAATTAAAAAGCCTTTTTAGCTGTAACAATTGTTTATAGCACCATATTCAATTCCTATAAAACTGTATTCTAAACTATCTTTTGAGAGACATTTCAGTGTTACATTGAAAGTTTTTGCCTTTGGTGATTACTGGTTCATTTGCTTTAAAGCATCATGTCATCTTCTTTGGCTTGAGAGAAAGATTACCTTTTGTGCAAGGATAATGGGTTAAAAAGTCTAATAAAAAGCATATTTAACCAGTTCcccaattttgttattttcccccCTTCTCTGCAGTTCCGTGCCTTAGCACCAATGTACTACCGAGGGTCGGCTGCAGCTATAATTGTTTATGATATCACAAAAGAAGTAAGACTTGCATGTTTTCTTTAGACTACTTTGAAAACTCTCTTTTGGCTGCTTAGGTCCCCAGTTGCTCTGCTCTTTTGTGTTGCAGGAGACATTTTCAACATTAAAGAATTGGGTAAAAGAGCTTCGACAGCATGGCCCACCTAATATCGTAGTCGCCATTGCAGGAAATAAGTGCGATCTTATCGATGTTAGGTAAGTTATTACAACAGGAGATGTCCGTGCTgattctgtgttccttttctGACTGAGCAATATCCAGTATAAGaatcttgcttttattttatctctGACATTGAAAAGTTCCTTAACTGGTTGTTCGGTTGGAATTCTAAAGTTTCAAACTTTTTGGAGCTAATGATATTTTATACATACGTGTGTGCATATATAAATAAGTGTCTGTGTGTCCATAAATATATATGCGTCTATCTACATATATAGACAGGTGTATAATTTATCTAAATGTTGTTATTGAATGTGACATTATCCGAAATAAAGGTAGCCCCCAGCTCACATGACATAGGGTACTTGAATggggaaaacatattttaaggaaaacacatttattgaCAATTTCTCTGGACTACTTCCAGGATTCCCAGTGCAGGGGCTTTGCTTTTAGGGGGATAGAAGCCCCTGCCACTCTGATCATTACATTTGAGGCACTACCAGTAGTGCCAGGTTGTGTTTTGTACCATAGAAGTGACAAAATGGGGAGGGCCATGCATTGGGGCTCAACCACCAGCCATTCGTGACATCCTCTGTCATCATAAATTTAGCTAATTACTGGGTAGGTGGGGATAGCATTAACAGATAGAATTTGATTTGTAATTGTTGCCTTCCAGAGAAGTAATGGAGAGAGATGCTAAGGACTACGCCGACTCCATCCATGCAGTTTTTGTAGAGACCAGCGCAAAAAACGCGATAAACGTAAATGAACTCTTTATAGAAATTAGTGAGTATCTCTGCTTTATGGGTTTCATCTGTGCAGAGCAACGTAAAACAATTATCTTGCTGGTTAGAATTCCCTTCATTCATAGTATAGTCTAGTCTCTGATAACCGTTCTGAGCACAGTGAGGTTTGAGAATGTAAGACTGACAGCTGGTTTTCATATTGGTGTTCTAATCGCTGGAGAACTGCTGCCTGATGACTGGTAGtccttttaaaaagaatgttcctggtaaaaTAGCGCACAGAGCCTTGAGGTCCTGGGAGCTGtcatttctccctctttctctctttaaatgtgCTTCAATTAGTCATTGAAAATCATCGCAAATGAACAAAGTAAAAGGACATGAAATGTATGTGTAATTCTATTGtaagaaaaccctaaaaaattaATACTGGGTCAATGAAAGGTAAGCCCACTCTTTCCCAGCCACCTCCTTCCCTTTCCAGAAGTGGTGACATGATGACACCGGCTGGGAGAGGGCTGCTGCATGCCTTGGGGTCCTCCACAGATGGTTTCCATGTTTGTTTGCTGCATTTAAATTCATCAGAGTATCTGTGGAGAACTGTTCCAAGCTCGGGAGACAGTGGTGAACAAGACAGGCGTGGCCCCTTGCACCCTGGCGTGCACGTCCTACTGTGGGAGACAGGGTGAACACAAAACTAAGTAAGGTCCTTTTAGATGATAAGCAGTGatgagaagaaaataatacaagCTGAAGTGAGAGCTTACCTGTAggcagtcagggaaggcctctctgaggaggtgatgcTGGAGCTGAGACCTGACAGAAGGGGCTGTGCAGAGACCTGGGATTCTTGCTAACTGAACATGTCAGGTTTCTCTGTGGAGGACAAGAAAAGGCCCAGAGGTCACAGTGAACTTACTCATCAAGGTCCATCCTTGGTGAGACCTGAGATTACTGAAGCTGGTAGTGCCCTTAGCCACGTGAAGGAGGGTTATGAACTCCAGCATCCCCCAGTTCCAGGCAGGGACAGCCCACTTGTGGAGCCAGTGCTGAGCTTGGGGCACTGTCAGAAGCACTGGTGACACTGATGACAGCTGGCAGGTTGGGGGTTGTGCTGGAATGTAGACCCCTGGTTgctgggggagagggggtggcagggaaggcgggtatttttattttttgatgattttagtTTGTTAGAGAACCAGAGGTCTGAATATTATGTAACATGTTCTGTTGTTTAGATTAAGCCACTAATTCCAGTGTTTTCAGAGTACTGTGCAGGCCTACCCAGCCCCTGTGCCACTGGGTAGGCAGTGGCTTGCTGGGTACAGCCTGCAGTCCAGCGCCTTCGTGTCAGTGTTGAAAGTCATGAAATTTATTGTCCTCCTAGATTGTAAATAACAGTTACCCAGATAGATGTGTGCTTGAAAGGCAACCTGAGGCCAGTTAGGAATTTTTCACAGTTCAAGCTAAAATATGAGTGTGGTGTCAGGAGTGTGCTAAAATTATCActttttttaagtgttctttacTCTTGCAATATTGAAAATAGGAAGGTAGTGAACTACGCCAGTAGTGAAAGTGCTTATATAAAAAACGTGCATGTATATACTCAtttaactgtgaaaaataaaaagtatatgttCACGAAAATTAGAAAAACTTAGATATAAATTAAGTTTGCTGTCTATTGGGTGTTGTAAAATTGcattagcacagtgcttggcgcactttttattgaagtgtaatatACACACAGAAAAGCACTCATATAAGAAGTGTAAAGTCAGAGATTTTCACCAACAATATCCTCCTGTCATTGGCACTGAGACCACTGCTTGGAACCTCACTCTTTCCTTTCCAGTTCCTCCTCTACCTGCAGAGGAGCCACCATCCTAACTGCTGACTTCCAatttcttttgcctatttttatacttttttttctttctgctttaaaaatttttttgatgaagtatagttgatgtacagtattatattggtaaaacatagtgatttgacagtcacatacattacaaaatgctcaccacagtaagtgtagttgccatctgtcaccacacaaaggtATTAGAATATTCTTGACTAtactccctatgctgtacttttcatccccgtgacttattttataagtggaatttttaaatctttgtccccttcacctactcatccctctgccccctcccttctggtaaccaccagttttTTCTCCACATTTATGAGTCtatctttattttgtttgttgttttatttttttagattctgcatgtaagtgaaatcagtttgtgacttatttcacttagcataataccctctaggtccacacttgttgcaaatggcaagatctcattcttttttatgcctgattaatattccattgtgtatatatactacatccttttatccattcatctatagatggacacttaggttgtttccatatcttggctattgtaaataatgttgcaataaacatagaagtaCGTATacttttttgaattagtgattttgttttctttgggtaaatacccagaagtggaattactgggtcctatcatatttctgtttttagtttttgagcaatctccatacttttttccatagaggctgcaccattctaaattcccaccagcaatgtacaagtgttcccttttctctacatccttgccaacatttattatttcttgtcctgTGGATACCAGCCACTctggctggtgtgaggtggtatctcattgtggttttgacgtGTGTTTCCCTGGTGAGTATTgatgtttagcatcttttcatgtgcctgtcagcctgTCTTCTTTGGAAGAAGTCTATTTGAGTCCTCTATTTTTCTGttgggttattttgtttttatggtgttaagttgtatgaattctttatgtattttggatattaatcccttatcagttatataatttgcaaatatagtctcccatttagtaggctgccttttcatttggttgagggtttcctttggtgtgcagctttttagtttgttgtagacccatttgtttatttttgcttttgtttcctttgtatggggagatatatttagaaaaaaattgctaatgttcaagagttttctgcttttgttttcttctaggagttttatgttttcacatcttatatttaggtctttaatccatttcaagtttatttttgtggatGGTGTAAGTATGTGATCTAGcgtcatttttttgcatgttggCTGTCTAATTTTCcgaacaccatttattgaagacattcttttccccattgtatattcttgcctcctttataatatattaattgaccatttaaatGTGATTCAATAATTGTATACCTTATAAAATGCTCACGACAATAAATggagttactatctgtcaccatgCAGTTATTAGGTATGACTGTGTTCCAATGCTGTACTTTCTGTCCGTGTGACTTATTTatattataactggaagtttgtacatctTTATGCCCTTCACCTATTCCACTTATACCCCCACTTcccatactttatatatttttaaatagatatatCTCAGTGCTTTACGTTTGTTAGGTTAATCCATGTCATAGCACGGTTCATTctcatcgtgtgtgtgtgtgtgtgtgtgtgtgtgtgtgtgtgtgtgtgtgtgtgtgtgtgtgtgtgtgtgtgtgtgtgtgtgtgtgtgtgtgtgtgtgtgtgtgtgtgttgagtgcggGGGAGATGATCCACAGTGGTACTTACCCAGGTTAATCCATGTCATAGCACGGTTCATTctcatcgtgtgtgtgtgtgtgtgtgtgtgtgtgtggagtgcgGGGGAGACGATCCACAGTGGTACTTACCCAGTCTATCGATAAGCATTTGCAGTGCTGTCCCATTTTGAGTTATTACACATAGTACCTCTGTGAGAAGAACTGCAGAGTCATTGTGTATGCATGTGTTCAGTACTCATTCACTTCCAGTGTGTGTTCAAAGTGGTTATCCCAGTGTACACTCAGACCAGTGGTGTATGAGAATGCCAGTTCCTCTCCATCTCTGGTGGGTAGGGAGTGATCTGCATTTTTAGGACAGTTAATGAAGTAGAGCACCTTTCTAGATGTTTACCTACTTTTATATAGTATCTTTTGTGAAGTTTTGCCCACTTTCCTATTAGGTTATATTAAGcctttttcttaatgtttatAGTTTATTTTGGATATGATTCCACCGTTGATTTATGTGTTTTAGAAATATCTTCTACTTGGTAGCTTGACTTTGATTTTTGAATCAACTCTTtatatgaactgaattttttaatCTTACTGTAATGCAAtttatccttatttttctttatagttaGCATTTTTTGGCTCCTGTTTAAGAAATCGTTGCCTATTCCCAAGTCATGAAGATGTATTTCTAGTATCTATTCATTGAGAAATGTGTAATGACAGGAAACTTtagtaaatcttttaaaattgagattAATTCACAACAGTGTCCACAGGCATTTTTAATGTAGTTGTAGGACACACTGGGAGACACTTTCTAGTCGTGCAGAACCCTGCTGTGTGCTACCGACCCAGATTCACAGGCTGCTCGACGTGCTGGAGGCTTTACGCTTGGCCACCAAGGAGCTGAGAATTGGCAGGTTCTGTCTCAGCCTTGTTAATGCCAAACAATGCATATGTCAATTCATGCTTTCAGAACACCTCCATGCCAGGTACTGTGCCTAGTAGGTACTGGAAACATAAAGATGAGAAATAGGATCTCTTCCCTTGAAGAGCTTATTAGGATCTAATTCAGGGGAGATAGTtgcataaacaaatatataataaCATGCTTCTGGCTCCTTATTAATTTCAGTGTGGTGTGGGAGAGAGTCAGGAAAGCTTTTGTATAAGAAGCAACCCTGCAGTGATCAGCTAGGTAGGTGGACGGGTGATTTAAGGTTTCTCTCGAAAATGACATTATGCATCCCAGAGCAGTAAAGTGAAACCTGTTCATTCTCATGCATTGTTGgtaggagaaaaaaatggcacAGCCTCTTCAGAGAACAGTTTGGCAGCATCTGTCAAAGTTTAAATTGCATGTCCTTCTTGCATTTGTGCTAGACGTACACTGGGAACACAGTGTGTGCGCCAGATAAATACCCGGGCGTAGAACTGTGTGACCCAGCCCTTCCACCCCTGTTAGTTTATCCTACACATGCACTCATAGGGTTGCAAGGACGTTTTTTGCATTATTGTCCATATCACCAAAATACTGGGAACAAATGAAATACCCGTCAACAGGGGAATGAGTAAATTTATGATACATCCATACAATGCAGTATCATAGAGCTTTTATTAAAAGGAATGCTGTGATGGAACAATCCCCAGGGTATATAAGTGAGCACAGCAAGGGGGAGAACAGTACACACCGTCTGCTTCTGTCTGGGTTTTAAGAAGGGAGACAAGTAGAGGTGTGTGCACAGTGCATGTCTGTCACACCTGTCTCTGGAAGGTGGCCTCTGCCATGAGCATttctgattgattttttttttactatgtgcCTACAATACCTACtcagaacattttttttaaacatgtaattttttttttaattaaaattttttttctaactgcTATGTGATGTCCTTGTTGAGACTCTAGAACAGAAACAGAACATTAGTGGGAAAAGTGACGGCATCTGAAAGAAACCAGGAGTTCAGTTCCTAGTGATGGACCAATGTTGAATTCTTCATCTTGACAAACGTCCTGTGTAATACAAGATAGTAACATGAGGGTAAACTGGGTGAGGGGCATACAGCAACCCTCTAGCATATGTTTGCAACTTTactgtaagtctaaaattattccaaaattgacagtttatgaaacattttttattttaatgaaacctGTCAGATTGCATCTGCAAAATTGTTGTGTCTGAGAATGAACAGATTTGGAAAGTCAAATCTCactccctttccttccctcttggTTTAGGTCGAAGAATTCCATCCACTGACGCCAACCCGCCATCTGGCGGTAAGGGCTTCAAACTCCGAAGACAGCCTTCCGAGCCAAAGCGGAGCTGCTGCTGACTGAGCTCAGCCTCCTAGGCCTGATGATGAAGTAGGTGGTCCTGAAAGCTAACGGGAGGTCTGGGGGCCCTGCTGCCAGGTTTCGCCTAGCCGGGCTTGGGTCTTCCTCATGCATAAAGGGTTCATGGAAAGTGACCTGTTCTGTGTCCTTTCTGGAGACTCCAgcaataatattccagtgtgtggaCTTCTGTTATGTAAAAAATCTCTGGTGTACAAAGGGACTACATCATTGGCTTTTGACATTGTGAAAAGGAACATATAATTGTATAGATGGTAGGATTAAATTGAGTAGTTTTGTAATCAGGGTTTTATGTAACATTTGTAAAGGGAAATTTAGCACTTTCATGGttctggagggaaaaaaagacctTGTGGAGATTATAATTTCCTTGGTTTTTCCCATTACCGCTGTTATAGGTAGTTGTATCATTTAAAATGTGATAGGTTGTCATAAGTAAAGGGGTGGCAATTATTATTTGAAGCTAAAATGGGTTATTTATAGGACTGATGGAATGATTTCATCCCATCTCTAAAGCACTTTTCATTGAGTACATTAGCCCAGATTGCATACAGCAAATGAACAACAATAACAGCAGATGCAGAGCTCACCCTGGGCTGCATTCCAACCCTGTCATGTGTGTGTCACCAAACACATTACTGGCAATTTTTATATAAGCTGTCATGATCAAGATTGCAGTGATAGAGAAGCTGCCTGGAATAAATTGAGTTGCATATGTTTAAACTAACTAGCAATGGTtttgaaaggaggaagaaaagagtaaagaaaatgGTGTAAATGCTGTCaaatttttatttaacccaaATACTTTGGAGGGGAAATCATTATCTGTTGCTTAGCATATGTAAAGTTTGTAGTCTATATTTATAGACCATTGCTTAAAGATTATAAATTATGTAAATACATTAATAAATTCTGTTTCATTCAACACTCCATTAAATCTTGCACCCAGTCTCTTGTGTATGTCCACCTATCTTAGCCTATCCACAGAGACTCTGTGAAGCACATTTATGTTGTGCACAAAGCATAGAGCAGTCTTGGCCTACAGTCTTTAAAGATTTCTCTGCCTTGCCCTCCACCCACCCTCTCGCCTCCAAATCCATCCCATCTGGAAGTCATCATGACCACATACACCACTTTGACAATCCTGACTGGCCCCCTCCTAGCCTTggggtaaaataaaaaattataaactccAAGTTCAAGTCATTCACCTGGTCTTGGTAATAAGTTTCTTTTAGCTTTTACAGCAACCTCAGACCAAGTGTTTTAAGAGAGCTTTCCTTGTTAACAATTTAGCTTATAGCttatctttccatttcctttattttccctGCTTCTGTTAGTGGTTAACACTCTTTTCCCTCAGGGAGCCTAATGA
This sequence is a window from Manis pentadactyla isolate mManPen7 chromosome 5, mManPen7.hap1, whole genome shotgun sequence. Protein-coding genes within it:
- the RAB22A gene encoding ras-related protein Rab-22A, with product MALRELKVCLLGDTGVGKSSIVWRFVEDSFDPNINPTIGASFMTKTVQYQNELHKFLIWDTAGQERFRALAPMYYRGSAAAIIVYDITKEETFSTLKNWVKELRQHGPPNIVVAIAGNKCDLIDVREVMERDAKDYADSIHAVFVETSAKNAINVNELFIEISRRIPSTDANPPSGGKGFKLRRQPSEPKRSCC